The following coding sequences lie in one Stigmatopora nigra isolate UIUO_SnigA chromosome 4, RoL_Snig_1.1, whole genome shotgun sequence genomic window:
- the LOC144195633 gene encoding sodium- and chloride-dependent GABA transporter 1-like isoform X2, translating to MSWALFYLFNSFGATPPWKTCDNSWNMFKNCSSGFQSNTTHLQSASQQYFDHRLLKKSNGIEDIGDLQWELFGYLFLAWVIVYFCIFKGVKSTGKVVYFTALFPYFILFALLINNIQLPGAKEGMLFFVTPVWSKIFKVKVWVNAAAQVFNSLGIAFGSMISMASYNNFNNNIVRDSLIVSFINSFTSILAGLVIFSAIGFMSHVHNLPIDKIATEGPGLVFVVYPEVLSTMPAFQLWAPLFFFMLLCLGLDSQFANVEVALTFMKDEFKDKVLHFFKREELLTLFVCIVSFVLGIPHVTKGGIYVFQLMDHYTAVVSLMFLAFFEVLAVCWIFGVPRLSSMIKKMLGKSVNIYFRVCWLLICPLLVLCILVSSIVQYTPVQYGTYRYPLWAEWVGWGVSLVSLIWIPIGAIHEIYNNKGSFLSRIKTAMTTTLDLAGEDPLPEKQNLNTATEHLTTTL from the exons ATGAGCTGGGCCCTTTTCTATTTGTTCAACTCCTTCGGAGCCACGCCGCCATGGAAGACTTGCGACAATAGCTGGAATATGTTTAAAAACTGTTCTAGCGGATTCCAAAGCAACACTACACACCTGCAGTCAGCCAGCCAACAGTACTTTGA TCACAGGCTTCTGAAGAAAAGTAATGGCATTGAAGATATCGGTGACCTTCAGTGGGAACTCTTTGGCTATCTCTTCCTTGCCTGGGTCATTGtgtatttctgcatttttaaaGGCGTGAAATCCACTGGAAAG GTGGTTTATTTCACTGCTTTATTTCCATACTTCATCTTGTTTGCCCTGCTCATTAACAACATTCAACTACCTGGTGCCAAAGAGGGTATGCTGTTCTTTGTGACCCCTGTCTGGAgcaaaatttttaaagtcaag GTTTGGGTTAATGCAGCTGCCCAAGTGTTCAATTCCCTGGGAATTGCTTTTGGTTCAATGATTTCAATGGCAAGTTACAACAACTTCAACAATAACATTGTGAG AGATTCATTGATTGTGTCATTTATCAACTCATTCACAAGCATTCTGGCTGGCCTTGTGATCTTCTCAGCTATTGGCTTCATGTCACATGTACATAATCTTCCTATCGACAAAATCGCTACAGAAG gtCCTGGTCTTGTATTTGTTGTGTATCCTGAAGTCCTTTCCACTATGCCCGCTTTTCAACTGTGGGCACCACTCTTCTTTTTCATGCTGCTCTGCCTCGGTCTGGACAGCCAG tttGCCAATGTTGAGGTTGCACTGACATTCATGAAAGATGAATTTAAAGATAAAGTTCTGCACTTTTTTAAGAGAGAAGAGTTGTTGACCCTGTTTGTTTGCATTGTTAGCTTTGTTCTCGGAATTCCACATGTTACTAAG ggaGGTATATATGTGTTTCAACTGATGGACCATTACACTGCAGTGGTGTCGCTCATGTTCTTGGCCTTCTTTGAGGTCCTAGCAGTCTGCTGGATCTTTG GGGTTCCTCGCCTCTCAAGTATGATCAAGAAGATGCTCGGAAAGAGTGTGAACATCTACTTTCGTGTCTGCTGGTTGCTGATTTGTCCTTTGCTGGTGTTG TGCATCCTTGTTTCCAGCATCGTCCAGTACACTCCTGTCCAATATGGGACGTATAGGTACCCATTGTGGGCAGAATGGGTGGGCTGGGGCGTCTCGCTGGTCTCGCTAATATGGATTCCCATTGGAGCCATTCACGAGATCTATAACAACAAAGGCTCTTTTCTCTCG AGGATCAAAACAGCTATGACTACCACGTTAGACCTGGCTGGTGAGGATCCGCTTCCTGAAAAGCAAAACCTAAACACAGCAACCGAACACCTTACCACaacactttaa